Genomic DNA from Desulfobacterales bacterium:
TAACGAACCACCCCGCCAGTACGCTAATGAATCCGGCCGGCATCAAGGCCATAGACCAGAATTGAAACCAACGGGTGTCGAACAGCCGCTTGCGTAAATAAAGGATCAGCGCCAGGACGCCGGTGAGAATCATCAGCGTGCCCAGTCCCACCATGATGCGGAACGCCCAGAATACCACTGCCACCGGCGGGCGCTCATCCCTGGGCCAGTCTTTGAGCCCTCTGACTTCACCATTTAGATCGTGGGTGAGAATCAGGCTGGATAATTTGGGAATATTCAGGGAAAACCGGGTGGTCTCGGCCTCCTGGTCCGGCCAGCCGAACAGCTTCAGGGGGGCGCCGCGCTGGGTTTCCCAGAGGCCTTCCATTGCAGCCACCTTGACGGGCTGGTGTTCCAGGGTGTTTAGCCCGTGCAGGTCGCCGATCAGCAGCTGCATCGGCGCCACAAAAACCGCCATGATCATGGCCATGCCGAACATCACCCGGGCGTGTTTGACGTGGCGTCCGCGCCACAGGTAGAATGCGCCGATGCCGGCAACCACAAAAGCCGTGGTCAGATAGACAGCCACCACCATATGGAAAAAGCGATAGGGAAACGACGGGTTGAAAATGATTTCCAGCCAGTTCGTGGGGAAAAATATCCCGTTTTCACCGACCCGGAATCCCTGGGGCGTCTGCATCCAGCTGCCGGCCGACAGAATCCAGAAGGCGGAAATCAGGGTCCCCGCAGCCACGATCAGGGTAGCGGCAAAATGCATCCGGGGGCTGACGCGATTCCAGCCGAACAGCATGATGCCCAGAAAAGATGCCTCCAGAAAAAAGGCGGTGAGAACTTCGTAGCCCAGCAGAGGACCCAGCACATTGCCGACACTGTCCGCAAAAACGGACCAGTTGGTGCCGAACTGAAAGGACATGACCACCCCGGATACGACACCCATGCCGAAGGTGACGGCGAAAATTTTCACCCACATTCGGTAGACTTCGGCATAGATCGTATAGCCGGTCCGCAGCCAGCGCCACTCCAGAACCGCCAGCCAGCTGGCCAGCCCGATGGTAAAGGCCGGAAAGAGTATGTGAAACGAAATCGTGAAGGCAAACTGGAAACGCGCCAGTGTGACCGGGTCAAGGTTGTCAAACATGGTGACACCTCAATGCAAGGTTGGAATTAATCCACTTTGTGGAGAACAATTTGTACGTGTTTTGAAAACAGTTCGAAGTCTTTGTCGGTGGTAAATATCGAAAACTTGTTTCTGGCTGCCACTGCGCAAAACAAGAAGTCCGTATTTGATCCTTGAACTCCTTTTGAACGGCATTGATTGAAAAACTGCGCTGCGACAACATAATCTTCAGTAAGAATTGGAAGATCGGGAAAACTTTCGAGATGCTTCCTCAGTTTATTAAACTGAGATTCGCTGCGAATGCCCGATAAAATCTCCTGCCGGATAGGACCGATCAATTGGACACGATGGCTGTGTATTAAACGGAGAAGTTCCTGGACGGGCGCAAGTAATCCCTCTTGATCGCGCCTTAAAACCAGAGACCATACGCTCGTGTCAACAATGACCTTCATGACCGGCTTCTCTGCTTTTTATAATCATAATCAGGATCGTATTCCACCGTCCCGAACATCGAGAGAATTTTTTCCTGCTCCAATTGATGGATATATTCAATCAGCGCCTTTGAGACAGCGGCCTTTTTTGTTTTATGTCCGCCGAGTCTGACCGCTTTTAAAATGAGCTTGTCATCTATCTGTAAATTTGTCGCCATTAAGATCACCTCCTAAATATTCACACATGATGTTACACATTCACATGTGTGAAATCAAGAGGTGTTTTAAACCTAACATTTGAATCCAAAGGGAAGCTCGCGCACAAAGCAATGCATACGCCAACTTCGAATTTCAATACTATAACCATAAACAAGGGAACCTGTCTGGCAGGGCCGTAGAATTTTAAATGCGCGCCACTTTACCGGTCATTCGGATTTCGGATTTGTTTTGAATTTCGATATTCGAATTTCGAATTTGTCAAACTGAATTCAGCGCCTGCAGGCGACGTTTTTATTCCCGGAGGGGATCAATAATAGCGCGTAAAAAAATCACAGACGGGTCAGCCGCCGTATTCTCTCCAGGTGGCGGCGATACCCCGCATCGTTCTCAAAATCGGCAAGCGCCTGCCGGACGGTCGCCAGCATCCGGGCTTTGTCCTTCGGAAGCTTGCCGTTAACAGATACGTAGTTGGATACATGGTCGCTCAGGTACTGGGAGGTAACCTCCAGACGCTCTATCAGAAGCTGCTGCTCCCGTAGAATCGTCTCGGGTTCAGCCGTTTTGAATTCACCCGCCTGCACATTTTCCCACAGCTCCGAGAGGGGCGTGGGCACAAAGGTGCGGATGCGGATAAAATCGGGGTCCACCCGGTTGAGCACATCGGCGGTCCCTTGGGCGTGCTGTCGCCAGCGGTCTTCCCCGCCGATTCCGGCCAGGACATACAGGCTCACTTCAAAGTCGGCTTCCTTTGCCCGTTGGCAGCCCGTTACCATCTGGTCCGGGGTGGCACCCTTGCGGATCATTTGAAGCAGCTCCGCATCGCCGGTCTCCAGACCGATGTGGAGCCGGGTGAGTCCGGCCCGGCGAAGTTTTTGCAGGTCCTCCATCTCTATTTTACAGAGCGTCCGGGCCCGGGCATAGCTGGTGACCCGCCGGACATCCGGAAAGTTCTGGTATATGTAATCGAGGATCTTTTCAAGGGGATCGACATCCAGGATCAGGCTGTTGGAATCCCCCAGGAAAATAGTCGGTGCGTTGTGGCGATAGAACTTTCCGGCAGTCTCGATATCCTGGATAACATCTTCAACCGGCCGTCGTTCAAAGCGGGTCTCTTTATACATGGAGCAGAAGGTGCACTGATTCCAGGGACACCCCCGGGTAACCCGGAAGAGTATGCTGTCCGCCTCGCTGGGCGGGCGATAGGGAGGATGTTCATACATTATGTGATCACCGCGCTATAAATTTTGTCACTAAAATAAGAACTTATCGCCACCCTGTCAATGCCTCATGCCGCGGGGAGGGACGAAAAATTTCGACTACCTTTTAAAATAATTGACATGACGCTGCCGGCACTGATAATCAGGCAAATTTGATTTTGGTAAAAAGACGGGGATTACCCGACGATATAACAAGGAGTTGATCATGAGCACACCTATTGGAAAACGTATCGCAGACTATCGCGCACAGGCGGGCCTGACGCCGGCAGACCTGGCCACCCGCACCGGCCTGGAATCCGGCTTTTTAAAAGCCATTGAGGAAAACGATATTTACCCTTCGCTGGGTCCGCTGATCAAAATTGCGCGGGCCCTCGGCGTACGACTGGGGACCTTCATGGACGACCATATTTCAAACGACCCCCTGATTGTTCGCCTGGACGAGCGGGAACAGCAGCTGACCACCCACCGCGGCGCTCAGACCCCGGCGGAAGTCGCTTTCTATTCCCTGGGCCGCGGCAAAAGAGATCGTCACATGGAGCCCTTTTATGTCGAGCTCATGCCCGCCTCCAGCCGGGACAAATCCCTCAGCAGCTACGAGGGTGAGGAATTTATCGTGGTCGTTTCCGGCCGGGTGGAGCTGATCTACGGTCAGGACACCCACGTGTTGAACCCGGGCGACAGCATGTATTATAACTCGGTGGTGCCGCACCATGTGGGCTGCGCCGGTGACCGCAAGGCGGCCATATATGCCGTTCTATATATTATGGAGTCGCACGGATGAACACGCCGCAATCCGCTTTACACGAATACACCCTGGGACAGCTGCTGGACCGGGCCATCGAAAAGCATCCCGAAAATGAAGCCATCATATACGTCGACCGCAACTTTCGCCTGACTTATCGCGAGTTCGGCGGGGTGGTCGACCGGCTGGCAAAAGGCCTGATGGCCCTGGGCGTCGAGGCCGGCGAGAAAGTCGCCGTCTGGGCCAACAATGTTCCCTACTGGGTTGCGCTGCAGTTTGCCACGGCCAAAATCGGCGCCATCCTGCTGACCGTCAATACGCACTACCGGCGCGCTGAACTGCTTTATCTGCTGCAGCAGTCCGAAGCGGAAAACCTGTTTCTGATCGAAGCCTTTCGCGATGCCGACTACCTGACCATCGTAAACGAACTGATTCCGGAGCTGAAAACGCAGCCGCGCGGCCATCTCAAAAGTGAACACTTCCCGGCATTGAAACGGGTTTTCTTTTTAGACCAGGAAAAACATCGCGGGATCTATTCCCTGCCGGAGCTGATGGCCATGGGCCGGATGACCGGCGACGAGGCCTACCGGCAGCGTCAGGCCGGGCTCGATGCCCGCCAGGTGATCAACATGCAGTATACCTCCGGCACCACGGGGTTTCCCAAAGGCGTCATGCTGACCCATCACAATATCGCCAACAACGGCTACTGGATCGGCAGGCACCAGAACCTGGGCCCGGACGACCGCATCTGTCTGCCGGTCCCCCTGTTTCACTGCTTCGGCTGCGTACTGGGCGTACTGGCCGCCGTCAATCACGGCGCCGGTCTGGTGATACTGGAAGATTTCGACCCCGTCCAGGTCATGGCGGCGGTAGAGCAGGAACGCTGCACCGCGCTCTACGGCGTCCCCACAATGTTTATCGCGATCCTCAGCCACAAACTCTTTAACAAATTCGATTTTTCATCCCTGCGGACCGGGATCATGGCCGGCTCGCCTTGCCCGGTCAAAACCATGGAAGAAGTGATCGAAAAAATGCATATGTCCGAAGTCACGATCTGTTACGGACTGACGGAAGGCTCGCCGGTCATCACCCAGACCCTGCCCACGGACGACATCCGAC
This window encodes:
- a CDS encoding cytochrome ubiquinol oxidase subunit I yields the protein MFDNLDPVTLARFQFAFTISFHILFPAFTIGLASWLAVLEWRWLRTGYTIYAEVYRMWVKIFAVTFGMGVVSGVVMSFQFGTNWSVFADSVGNVLGPLLGYEVLTAFFLEASFLGIMLFGWNRVSPRMHFAATLIVAAGTLISAFWILSAGSWMQTPQGFRVGENGIFFPTNWLEIIFNPSFPYRFFHMVVAVYLTTAFVVAGIGAFYLWRGRHVKHARVMFGMAMIMAVFVAPMQLLIGDLHGLNTLEHQPVKVAAMEGLWETQRGAPLKLFGWPDQEAETTRFSLNIPKLSSLILTHDLNGEVRGLKDWPRDERPPVAVVFWAFRIMVGLGTLMILTGVLALILYLRKRLFDTRWFQFWSMALMPAGFISVLAGWFVTEVGRQPYVVYGVLRTADAVSPLSGGPIAISLAAFVFTYAVVFGAGCYYILRLIGKGPPSEEDTYGSHGVAQPPLVTKLVSEKGGRHV
- a CDS encoding PIN domain-containing protein, with the translated sequence MKVIVDTSVWSLVLRRDQEGLLAPVQELLRLIHSHRVQLIGPIRQEILSGIRSESQFNKLRKHLESFPDLPILTEDYVVAAQFFNQCRSKGVQGSNTDFLFCAVAARNKFSIFTTDKDFELFSKHVQIVLHKVD
- a CDS encoding type II toxin-antitoxin system VapB family antitoxin encodes the protein MATNLQIDDKLILKAVRLGGHKTKKAAVSKALIEYIHQLEQEKILSMFGTVEYDPDYDYKKQRSRS
- a CDS encoding radical SAM protein — its product is MYEHPPYRPPSEADSILFRVTRGCPWNQCTFCSMYKETRFERRPVEDVIQDIETAGKFYRHNAPTIFLGDSNSLILDVDPLEKILDYIYQNFPDVRRVTSYARARTLCKIEMEDLQKLRRAGLTRLHIGLETGDAELLQMIRKGATPDQMVTGCQRAKEADFEVSLYVLAGIGGEDRWRQHAQGTADVLNRVDPDFIRIRTFVPTPLSELWENVQAGEFKTAEPETILREQQLLIERLEVTSQYLSDHVSNYVSVNGKLPKDKARMLATVRQALADFENDAGYRRHLERIRRLTRL
- a CDS encoding XRE family transcriptional regulator, giving the protein MSTPIGKRIADYRAQAGLTPADLATRTGLESGFLKAIEENDIYPSLGPLIKIARALGVRLGTFMDDHISNDPLIVRLDEREQQLTTHRGAQTPAEVAFYSLGRGKRDRHMEPFYVELMPASSRDKSLSSYEGEEFIVVVSGRVELIYGQDTHVLNPGDSMYYNSVVPHHVGCAGDRKAAIYAVLYIMESHG
- a CDS encoding AMP-binding protein, which translates into the protein MNTPQSALHEYTLGQLLDRAIEKHPENEAIIYVDRNFRLTYREFGGVVDRLAKGLMALGVEAGEKVAVWANNVPYWVALQFATAKIGAILLTVNTHYRRAELLYLLQQSEAENLFLIEAFRDADYLTIVNELIPELKTQPRGHLKSEHFPALKRVFFLDQEKHRGIYSLPELMAMGRMTGDEAYRQRQAGLDARQVINMQYTSGTTGFPKGVMLTHHNIANNGYWIGRHQNLGPDDRICLPVPLFHCFGCVLGVLAAVNHGAGLVILEDFDPVQVMAAVEQERCTALYGVPTMFIAILSHKLFNKFDFSSLRTGIMAGSPCPVKTMEEVIEKMHMSEVTICYGLTEGSPVITQTLPTDDIRRRTRTVGPVMPGIEVKLIDPKTGADVAPEAPGEICCRGYNVMKGYYRMPEATAAAVDADGWLRTGDIGELDRDGYLSITGRSKDMIIRGGENVYPREIEEFLLRMEGVQDVQVVGVPSRKYGEEVGAFIRLKPGSALAAEDVRDFCRGQVSRYKIPKYVHFVTDYPLTASGKIQKFKLRDDAGRLWPDA